One Manihot esculenta cultivar AM560-2 chromosome 6, M.esculenta_v8, whole genome shotgun sequence DNA segment encodes these proteins:
- the LOC110616952 gene encoding gamma-glutamyl peptidase 5: MKVTAEKRYGLLLAARDSDYVKKVYGGYFNVFVAAFGEEGERWDLFRVVEGEFPDMNELHKYDGFVVSGSPYDAYGNDFWILKLCFLLQTLDAMEIKVLGICFGHQVLCRALGGKVGKAYTGWDIGVRKVKIVKDLSPSSYFSKISEIPASLSIIECHQDEVWEVPVGAEVIAFSDKTGVEMFTIGDHVLGIQGHPEYTKDILYNLIDRLLNNNCIQVEFAENAKFGLEKAEPDRKCWERICRNFLKSR, from the exons ATGAAGGTTACAGCAGAGAAGAGATATGGTCTTCTGCTAGCAGCAAGAGACTCTGATTATGTGAAGAAAGTGTATGGAGGATACTTCAATGTGTTCGTTGCGGCTTTTGGTGAAGAAGGAGAGAGATGGGATTTGTTTAGAGTTGTTGAAGGAGAGTTTCCGGACATGAATGAACTTCATAAATATGATGGATTTGTAGTCAGTGGTAGCCCTTATGATGCCTATGGAAATGATTTTTGGATACTTAAGCTTTGTTTCCTCTTGCAAACTCTTGATGCTATGGAAATTAAAGTTCTTGGGATTTGCTTTGGCCATCAG GTTCTGTGCAGAGCACTAGGAGGAAAGGTAGGGAAAGCATACACAGGGTGGGATATAGGGGTGAGGAAAGTGAAAATAGTGAAGGATTTGTCACCAAGCAGTTACTTTAGCAAAATAAGTGAAATCCCAGCTTCACTATCAATAATTGAATGCCATCAAGATGAAGTGTGGGAAGTTCCAGTAGGAGCTGAAGTAATTGCTTTCTCAGATAAAACAGGAGTGGAAATGTTCACCATTGGAGACCATGTATTGGGAATTCAAGGCCATCCTGAGTACACCAAAGACATTCTCTATAACCTCATTGATCGCCTTCTCAACAACAACTGCATACAG GTTGAGTTTGCTGAAAATGCAAAGTTTGGATTGGAAAAAGCTGAACCAGACAGGAAGTGCTGGGAAAGGATTTGCAGGAATTTTCTCAAGAGTAGATAG